One Aciduliprofundum boonei T469 genomic region harbors:
- the cas2 gene encoding CRISPR-associated endonuclease Cas2: MHVIIVYDVAEERVNKVNKFLRSYLHWIQNSVFRGDITQSQLQAIKDGIKGIIEEDYDSVTIYVLPSEKYLKVINIGIEKGTTDMIF, encoded by the coding sequence ATGCATGTGATAATAGTTTATGATGTTGCAGAAGAAAGGGTAAACAAGGTCAACAAATTTCTGCGTTCTTACCTGCACTGGATACAAAATTCCGTGTTCCGAGGTGATATAACCCAAAGCCAGCTCCAAGCCATAAAGGACGGAATAAAGGGTATTATAGAGGAGGATTATGATTCTGTAACGATCTATGTACTTCCCAGCGAGAAGTACTTGAAAGTGATAAACATAGGGATAGAGAAAGGAACAACGGACATGATCTTCTAA
- the cas1b gene encoding type I-B CRISPR-associated endonuclease Cas1b, with protein sequence MDSLYITKEAIIKREANTIYLVRKGEKRSIPIHNLRDITCIAPVSFSSGAIKHVLNSGVVVHFFDMYGNYEGTLYPRERSISGEVVVNQAKHYIFWEKRKYIAKEMIEGIKHNILRNLKKSNKELEEIIEKIERVEVEGDSIEELMNREAQIWGYYYKSLDYTLKKFQLERRDYRPPINELNALISFGNTLLYSAVLTEIYHTHLNPSISYLHEPSERRFSLSLDIADVFKPTMVYRHIHDIVNHGIITEDDFRKEFNGVFLNEQGKRKYIRKWEDRMSSTVYHRRLKRSVSQRGLLRLEAYKLVKHVMNDKRYRAFRVWW encoded by the coding sequence ATGGATAGTTTATACATCACAAAGGAGGCTATAATAAAGAGGGAGGCAAACACCATATACTTGGTTAGAAAGGGAGAGAAGAGATCAATACCAATTCACAACCTAAGGGACATTACATGTATAGCTCCAGTTAGTTTCAGCTCTGGTGCCATAAAGCATGTGCTCAACTCAGGCGTGGTGGTGCATTTCTTTGATATGTACGGCAATTATGAAGGCACATTATATCCTAGGGAGAGAAGTATCTCTGGTGAGGTTGTGGTAAATCAGGCAAAGCACTACATATTTTGGGAGAAGAGAAAGTACATAGCAAAGGAGATGATAGAGGGGATAAAGCACAACATCCTTAGAAATCTCAAAAAGAGCAACAAAGAATTAGAGGAGATAATAGAAAAGATTGAAAGAGTGGAAGTTGAGGGAGATAGCATAGAGGAGCTTATGAACAGAGAGGCACAGATTTGGGGATACTACTACAAGAGCTTAGATTATACGCTAAAGAAATTCCAACTTGAGCGTAGAGATTACAGGCCGCCAATAAACGAGCTCAACGCTTTGATCTCCTTTGGGAACACTCTTCTATACTCTGCAGTTTTAACCGAGATTTATCACACGCATTTGAACCCGAGCATAAGTTACCTCCACGAACCATCAGAGAGGAGATTCTCATTATCTTTGGATATTGCAGATGTATTTAAGCCCACGATGGTTTATAGACACATTCATGACATAGTAAATCACGGTATAATAACTGAGGATGATTTTAGAAAAGAGTTCAACGGTGTATTTCTAAATGAGCAAGGAAAGAGAAAATACATAAGAAAATGGGAAGACCGAATGAGCTCCACTGTTTATCACAGGAGGTTAAAAAGGAGCGTGAGCCAGAGAGGGCTTTTGAGGTTGGAAGCTTACAAGCTAGTGAAGCATGTGATGAATGATAAGAGGTACAGGGCATTTAGGGTGTGGTGGTAG
- the cas4 gene encoding CRISPR-associated protein Cas4 — MEFTGSLVHEYVVCKRAAWYSYRGVRLENEYIILGKMLHEKSYKGEIKNLFGEGVSIDFTRKENGEVWIYEVKRSSKMLNAARMQLLFYLKWLKDRGVEVKGKIAVPEEKYTEMVELNEENEKKIEDLLKEMEVEIGKERPPKPVWRKICEKCSYLELCWA; from the coding sequence ATGGAATTTACAGGAAGCTTGGTTCATGAGTATGTTGTGTGCAAGAGGGCCGCTTGGTACTCTTACAGAGGAGTGAGATTGGAAAATGAGTACATTATCTTAGGAAAGATGCTTCACGAAAAGAGTTACAAGGGAGAGATAAAGAATCTGTTTGGTGAGGGTGTATCCATAGATTTCACGAGGAAGGAGAACGGGGAAGTATGGATATACGAGGTTAAGAGAAGTTCCAAGATGCTCAACGCAGCCAGAATGCAGTTATTGTTTTATTTAAAATGGCTGAAGGATAGGGGAGTGGAAGTTAAAGGCAAGATTGCAGTTCCTGAGGAGAAGTACACGGAAATGGTTGAGTTGAATGAAGAAAATGAGAAGAAGATTGAAGATTTGCTTAAAGAGATGGAGGTTGAGATAGGCAAAGAAAGGCCTCCAAAACCAGTTTGGCGGAAGATATGTGAAAAATGCTCGTATTTAGAGCTTTGCTGGGCGTGA
- the cas6 gene encoding CRISPR-associated endoribonuclease Cas6: MRLLIKLVPEKFLPFSKVNKHTIQGAIYSLLDGTEFSDLHSKNGFKFFTYSDLFPPGDFYPNKEKNLIVSSPNPKFIGELYSRLRDLEHIYLSDGPMKVAELKKFKVKTTGKFRSGSPVVIQKDNKKSKYFSFRDGGSMRFFMDRLKDNAVKKYNVYYDEELELDEDLFDLLQFQKEVSVVVKKDEKTFIVIGSVWSLLQKRIPKGYGKFYRFITDCGIGEKNSLGFGFLNPIDNE, encoded by the coding sequence ATGAGATTGCTCATTAAGCTAGTGCCAGAGAAATTTTTACCATTTTCAAAGGTAAACAAGCATACGATTCAAGGAGCCATATACTCGCTCCTTGATGGAACAGAGTTCTCAGATTTGCACTCTAAAAATGGGTTTAAGTTCTTCACATACTCCGATTTATTCCCTCCCGGAGATTTCTATCCAAATAAAGAGAAAAACTTGATAGTATCCTCGCCAAATCCCAAGTTCATAGGTGAGCTTTACTCAAGATTGAGGGATTTAGAGCATATTTACCTATCCGATGGCCCAATGAAAGTTGCAGAGCTCAAAAAGTTCAAGGTAAAAACCACAGGAAAGTTTAGGAGTGGAAGCCCAGTGGTGATTCAAAAGGATAATAAGAAGAGCAAGTACTTTTCATTCAGGGACGGGGGAAGCATGCGCTTTTTCATGGATAGATTGAAAGATAATGCAGTGAAGAAGTATAATGTGTACTATGATGAAGAGCTGGAGCTGGACGAGGACCTTTTTGACCTGCTTCAATTTCAAAAGGAGGTTTCCGTGGTGGTAAAAAAGGATGAGAAGACATTCATAGTAATAGGCTCAGTGTGGTCCTTGCTTCAAAAGAGGATTCCCAAGGGATATGGCAAGTTTTACAGGTTCATAACGGACTGTGGAATAGGGGAAAAGAACTCCCTTGGATTCGGGTTTTTGAATCCCATAGACAATGAGTGA
- a CDS encoding CRISPR-associated protein Csx14, protein MLYPDKVPGGLEMKVAMIAPVGKSPSVITEMVRFLESEYLSDVILLPTKDEFVLAGTRLVEAALKVHYPKLRIHVHVLPKNDIASEEDALLAAKEITKAICIEKFKIGTDRIFLNVAGGRKEVTVMAALLGSMFGVTGIYHVVNKEIGAFNDYQQQIMEDIMRFSEKDLEKRIEMYKELREKFDRLLFPDGAKLEFINIPVIPYSPEDIARLKRILKPGGVSLVEEPMAPYLIQIYQQANLIVYNKQTSWIHPTDMGLEIGKMLRCEV, encoded by the coding sequence TTGCTCTACCCTGATAAAGTACCTGGAGGATTGGAAATGAAAGTGGCTATGATTGCACCTGTTGGAAAATCACCCTCGGTTATAACCGAGATGGTGAGGTTCTTAGAGAGCGAGTATCTGAGCGATGTAATACTCCTTCCAACAAAGGATGAGTTCGTGCTAGCAGGCACTAGATTGGTTGAGGCAGCTCTCAAGGTTCATTATCCCAAGTTGAGAATACATGTGCATGTGCTCCCAAAGAATGACATAGCTTCGGAGGAAGATGCCCTGCTTGCAGCCAAGGAGATAACAAAGGCAATATGCATAGAGAAATTCAAAATAGGCACAGATAGGATATTTTTGAATGTTGCTGGTGGTAGAAAAGAGGTAACGGTTATGGCAGCTCTTCTTGGTTCAATGTTCGGAGTGACTGGCATTTACCATGTAGTGAACAAGGAGATTGGAGCATTCAACGATTATCAGCAACAGATAATGGAGGACATAATGAGGTTCAGCGAGAAGGATTTAGAGAAGAGAATAGAGATGTACAAAGAGCTACGGGAGAAATTTGATAGGCTTCTATTTCCAGATGGAGCAAAGTTGGAATTCATAAATATTCCTGTAATACCGTACTCTCCAGAGGATATTGCTAGGTTGAAGAGAATATTAAAGCCGGGAGGAGTATCACTCGTAGAAGAGCCTATGGCACCCTACCTCATACAGATATACCAGCAGGCAAATTTAATAGTTTACAACAAGCAAACTTCTTGGATTCATCCAACAGACATGGGACTAGAGATCGGAAAGATGCTCAGGTGCGAAGTTTAA
- the csx2 gene encoding TIGR02221 family CRISPR-associated protein, with product MLVLVSFMGTGKYSRVKYYLGSKDNYFETSFVSRALGEFFNPDKWLVITTEEGMKNLESLKREAQDEKIQAIKISIPREERDVWEILDKLNDNLEQGDEVILDITHAFRHIPFLSFVIMTYLQVARGIKIRGIYYGAYESRDGDYVPIFDLSDALVFSEWIYSARDLKDYGRNEGISSIMKEWQNQMYARESKPSMRYTKKYANMLERISRGIYLNQIRDVMKYAYNLSKLSPDVKEELEKYFKPLTLLYRDFTIFEKFGCEDCYDKLSKETLRKQLLIAEYQTGIGLLGESLENLREWIVNFVFYLSNFDNSLWLERENRIEVEKGITGMAMEKRGEKIEKNGVYYYLRSNVDEIERKSGVNLITLWNLITSKRNLIAHSGMSKDSLNLEELKNSTKSILKDCSTLIKYLEDWK from the coding sequence GTGCTAGTTTTGGTATCCTTTATGGGCACGGGGAAATATTCAAGGGTGAAGTATTACCTCGGCTCGAAGGATAACTATTTTGAAACTTCCTTCGTTTCTCGCGCCCTCGGTGAGTTTTTCAATCCAGATAAATGGCTCGTAATAACCACGGAGGAAGGGATGAAGAACTTGGAAAGTTTGAAAAGGGAAGCGCAAGATGAGAAAATTCAAGCAATAAAGATTTCCATTCCAAGAGAGGAGAGGGATGTTTGGGAGATTTTAGACAAACTCAACGATAATTTAGAGCAGGGAGATGAAGTGATACTGGATATAACGCACGCTTTTCGCCATATACCTTTCTTATCCTTCGTTATAATGACCTACCTTCAGGTTGCTAGGGGCATAAAGATTCGCGGAATTTACTACGGTGCCTACGAGTCCAGAGATGGTGATTATGTCCCAATTTTTGACCTCTCCGATGCTCTGGTTTTTTCAGAGTGGATATACTCTGCCAGAGATCTCAAGGATTACGGTAGAAACGAGGGTATATCCTCAATAATGAAAGAGTGGCAAAATCAGATGTACGCTAGGGAATCAAAGCCAAGTATGAGATATACCAAAAAGTACGCAAATATGTTAGAGAGGATAAGCAGGGGCATATACCTAAATCAAATAAGGGATGTGATGAAATACGCATATAATCTCTCTAAACTCTCTCCAGATGTCAAAGAAGAGCTAGAAAAGTACTTTAAGCCATTGACTTTGCTCTACAGGGACTTCACCATATTTGAAAAATTTGGATGCGAGGATTGCTACGATAAGCTCAGCAAGGAAACTCTGAGAAAGCAGTTGCTGATTGCAGAGTACCAAACAGGGATAGGGCTATTGGGAGAGAGCTTAGAGAATTTGAGAGAATGGATAGTAAACTTCGTTTTTTACCTATCCAACTTTGACAATTCCCTATGGCTAGAGAGGGAGAATAGAATTGAAGTTGAGAAGGGAATAACAGGTATGGCGATGGAGAAGAGGGGGGAGAAAATAGAGAAGAACGGAGTTTATTATTACCTTAGAAGTAATGTGGATGAGATAGAGAGAAAGAGCGGGGTGAATTTGATAACCCTGTGGAATCTGATAACATCAAAGAGAAACTTGATAGCCCACAGCGGTATGAGCAAGGATAGCTTGAATTTGGAAGAGTTAAAGAACTCCACAAAAAGTATATTGAAAGATTGCTCTACCCTGATAAAGTACCTGGAGGATTGGAAATGA
- the csm5 gene encoding type III-A CRISPR-associated RAMP protein Csm5: MRMQINTKSPVHIGSGSYYTLMDSYMDGNELHRVNLDKLFEGDVELLKKYTKELDRKNLSAIMEILKRGKDRYSAKLKEGVYIKRLEDRIMECIKDSAGDIPYIPGSSLKGFLRTALMVKYLKDNGWYFEISVDGEIREYNLWEAMQRGIHEIGIRKLGDDYEDRRRDRIGSRFEKLVVYTGNVRRNKFRYDAKYDVFKYILVGDFYPESYDIWIDKAIVETRGRRGSYTLLEVVEGKFIGKISLSPQVKSSLGSREYPVLPQKLELLGLREDDLSDIEGAEKKMIAHIKEALDEYVGDIKNFEKSQGKVLAVDGANARIGFGTGSPYKTLWIYMRNNIPREILQRILSAASRHRANIFSYPKSRHVLSDGSSLGWIKLD, from the coding sequence ATGAGAATGCAAATAAATACCAAGAGCCCCGTGCATATTGGAAGTGGAAGTTATTACACGCTAATGGATTCATATATGGATGGAAACGAACTTCACCGCGTGAATTTAGATAAATTATTTGAAGGAGATGTTGAGCTTCTCAAGAAATATACCAAGGAACTTGATAGAAAGAACTTGAGTGCCATAATGGAGATATTGAAGAGAGGGAAAGATAGGTACTCTGCAAAGCTCAAAGAAGGTGTATATATAAAGAGATTGGAAGACAGGATAATGGAATGCATAAAAGATTCTGCTGGAGACATTCCATACATACCCGGAAGTAGTTTAAAGGGATTTTTGAGAACCGCTCTGATGGTTAAGTACCTTAAAGATAACGGCTGGTACTTTGAGATATCCGTTGATGGAGAAATTAGAGAATACAATCTATGGGAGGCAATGCAGAGGGGAATACATGAAATTGGGATCAGGAAACTTGGAGATGATTACGAGGATAGAAGGAGGGATAGAATTGGTTCAAGATTTGAAAAGCTCGTTGTTTACACAGGGAATGTGAGGAGAAATAAATTTAGATATGATGCAAAGTACGATGTGTTCAAGTATATTTTGGTTGGAGATTTTTACCCGGAATCCTACGATATATGGATAGACAAGGCAATAGTGGAAACCCGTGGTAGAAGGGGCTCTTATACGCTTTTAGAGGTTGTTGAAGGGAAATTCATTGGGAAGATATCCCTTTCTCCGCAGGTGAAGAGTTCTCTTGGCAGCAGAGAATATCCGGTACTACCTCAAAAGCTGGAGCTCTTAGGGTTGAGAGAAGATGATTTATCTGATATTGAGGGTGCAGAGAAGAAGATGATTGCTCATATCAAAGAGGCGCTGGACGAGTATGTTGGGGATATAAAGAATTTTGAGAAGAGCCAAGGAAAAGTGCTTGCCGTTGATGGTGCAAATGCCAGAATAGGATTTGGCACGGGCTCTCCATACAAGACCCTATGGATTTACATGCGGAATAATATCCCTAGAGAGATTCTTCAAAGGATTTTGAGCGCTGCATCTCGGCACAGAGCGAACATTTTCTCGTATCCCAAGAGCCGCCATGTTCTATCCGATGGCAGCTCTCTTGGCTGGATAAAATTGGATTGA
- the csm4 gene encoding type III-A CRISPR-associated RAMP protein Csm4, translating into MKREVPREVQKERRFTREVLWMTSWYRLILNPEGAFAGEFDSIKIYGSIINAYSELYGSASEILETIKNGELRVSSPMPTKEGKFYVFKPMLPTEKLEYKDFKRFKKKKFVDERLAIKSLKEGKYSKERVEEIIGDDTAGIKTVELPGVSIGRYGGSSTIYYKTAGLYTHKAWILVKMSNEIKDRVLAVFRYLGDMGISKKRSTGFGHFKVSLEDYELENDGMYSMILSKYIPSQEELGGFPFERCRYEVKLITGYTKDGKVIPKMRALVEGSVIPSDYSPLGRVVDVHPKYSVVGVPVVI; encoded by the coding sequence ATGAAAAGGGAAGTTCCGAGGGAAGTACAGAAGGAAAGAAGATTTACGAGGGAGGTTCTTTGGATGACCTCTTGGTACAGGTTAATCCTCAACCCTGAAGGAGCATTCGCTGGAGAGTTTGATTCAATAAAGATTTACGGCTCTATCATTAATGCATATTCCGAACTCTATGGTAGTGCTTCTGAAATTTTAGAGACAATTAAAAATGGAGAGCTAAGAGTATCATCACCCATGCCTACAAAGGAGGGTAAGTTCTATGTGTTCAAGCCCATGCTTCCAACGGAAAAACTAGAGTACAAAGATTTCAAGAGATTTAAAAAGAAAAAGTTTGTTGATGAGAGATTAGCAATAAAATCTTTGAAAGAGGGAAAATATTCCAAGGAAAGAGTTGAAGAAATCATAGGTGACGATACTGCAGGTATAAAAACCGTTGAGTTGCCCGGAGTTTCTATAGGGAGATACGGTGGCTCATCCACGATTTATTACAAGACAGCTGGCTTGTACACGCACAAAGCTTGGATACTGGTGAAAATGAGCAATGAGATAAAAGATAGGGTACTGGCGGTTTTCAGGTACTTGGGGGACATGGGTATATCCAAGAAGAGAAGCACTGGGTTTGGGCATTTCAAGGTCAGCTTGGAAGATTATGAGTTAGAGAATGATGGAATGTATAGCATGATCCTTTCAAAATACATACCGAGCCAAGAAGAACTAGGGGGTTTTCCCTTTGAGAGATGCAGGTACGAGGTAAAGCTGATAACTGGATACACCAAGGATGGAAAAGTGATACCAAAAATGCGAGCATTAGTTGAGGGCTCCGTCATTCCGTCAGATTACTCTCCACTTGGTAGGGTTGTTGATGTTCATCCCAAGTACTCGGTGGTTGGAGTTCCGGTCGTGATATAA
- the csm3 gene encoding type III-A CRISPR-associated RAMP protein Csm3 — MGKKFVKNLVIRGKIKLITGLHIGGLKETVEIGGMDNPVITTYKMHEGRLIEIPYIPGSSLKGKIRSLLEITYADITMTKDTDKCPNGYVKIGNKNCIKYSTSKANIIPMLFGIPAETSGFEENLSRVIVRDAYPTEDTIRRWKEYPDIVGGTEVKMENAINRLTSAANPRPVERIPAESEFTFEIVLSIYEGDNEKSLLSMLLEGMRMLEDNYLGGFGSRGYGKLSFKDLEILERDVAYYEKGSSEGSTEGKKIYEGGSLDDLLVQVNPQP; from the coding sequence ATGGGTAAGAAATTTGTTAAGAATTTAGTGATACGAGGGAAGATAAAACTCATTACTGGGTTGCACATAGGTGGATTGAAAGAAACCGTGGAAATTGGGGGGATGGATAATCCCGTTATAACAACCTACAAGATGCATGAGGGGAGGTTGATAGAGATCCCGTATATCCCGGGAAGCAGTTTAAAGGGAAAAATCAGGTCACTTTTGGAGATTACCTATGCAGATATAACTATGACAAAGGATACCGATAAATGTCCAAACGGGTATGTAAAGATAGGCAATAAAAATTGCATAAAATATTCTACATCAAAAGCTAATATAATTCCAATGCTTTTTGGTATACCTGCAGAAACTTCTGGATTTGAAGAAAATTTGTCCCGTGTAATTGTAAGAGATGCTTATCCCACGGAAGATACAATAAGGAGGTGGAAAGAGTACCCAGATATAGTTGGAGGTACAGAGGTCAAGATGGAGAATGCAATAAACAGACTCACGAGTGCTGCGAATCCAAGACCTGTGGAAAGGATACCTGCAGAATCTGAGTTCACCTTTGAGATTGTACTCTCAATATACGAGGGAGATAATGAAAAATCTCTGCTCTCCATGCTCCTTGAGGGCATGAGAATGCTAGAGGACAATTACCTCGGTGGCTTTGGCTCCAGGGGCTATGGAAAATTGTCATTCAAAGATTTGGAAATTTTAGAGAGAGATGTAGCTTACTATGAAAAGGGAAGTTCCGAGGGAAGTACAGAAGGAAAGAAGATTTACGAGGGAGGTTCTTTGGATGACCTCTTGGTACAGGTTAATCCTCAACCCTGA
- the csm2 gene encoding type III-A CRISPR-associated protein Csm2: protein MYSNKNKKEEKEIVKRNFEEIKREIVRETPDWKRLLKDGGLIDQITQTKYFHDSLKTTQLRKFFDVVKNIDYRLQRESWEKLEPELWQIVPAIKYAKGRNNVPEEFADFVSKMVEKITDSEDPKQIFLNFERVFESIVAYHKYHGGK from the coding sequence AAGAGGAAAAAGAAATAGTAAAAAGAAATTTTGAAGAAATAAAAAGAGAGATCGTCAGAGAGACTCCAGATTGGAAGAGACTACTTAAAGATGGTGGATTAATAGATCAAATCACCCAGACAAAATACTTCCATGACTCTTTGAAGACTACACAATTGAGAAAATTCTTTGATGTAGTTAAAAATATAGATTATAGACTTCAAAGGGAAAGTTGGGAAAAATTGGAACCGGAACTTTGGCAAATAGTGCCAGCAATAAAGTATGCTAAAGGAAGGAATAATGTGCCAGAGGAATTTGCTGATTTCGTTTCTAAAATGGTTGAGAAAATTACCGATAGTGAAGATCCAAAGCAGATATTTTTGAACTTTGAGAGGGTTTTTGAATCGATAGTGGCCTACCACAAGTACCATGGTGGTAAATAA